One Mycolicibacterium pulveris genomic region harbors:
- the rpsS gene encoding 30S ribosomal protein S19, translating to MPRSLKKGPFVDDHLLKKVDAQNEKNTKQVIKTWSRRSTIIPDFIGHTFAVHDGRKHVPVFVTEAMVGHKLGEFAPTRTFKGHIKDDRKAKRR from the coding sequence ATGCCACGCAGCCTGAAAAAGGGTCCGTTCGTCGACGACCATCTGCTCAAGAAGGTCGACGCACAGAACGAGAAGAACACCAAGCAGGTCATCAAGACCTGGTCGCGTCGGTCGACGATCATCCCCGACTTCATCGGCCACACCTTCGCGGTGCACGACGGCCGCAAGCACGTCCCGGTGTTCGTCACCGAGGCGATGGTCGGCCACAAGCTGGGTGAGTTCGCACCGACCCGCACGTTCAAGGGTCACATCAAAGACGACCGGAAGGCTAAGCGCCGGTGA
- the rplB gene encoding 50S ribosomal protein L2, protein MAIRKYKPTTPGRRGASVSEFTEITRDHPEKSLVRPLHSKGGRNAHGRITTRHRGGGHKRAYRVIDFRRHDKDGVNAKVAHIEYDPNRTAHIALLHYLDGEKRYIIAPQGLSQGDVVESGPNADIKPGNCLPLRNIPAGTIVHAVELRPGGGAKLARSAGASIQLLGKEGTYASLRMPSGEIRRVDVRCRATVGEVGNAEQANISWGKAGRMRWKGRRPSVRGVVMNPVDHPHGGGEGKTSGGRHPVSPWGKPEGRTRKPNKPSDKLIVRRRRTGKKHHR, encoded by the coding sequence ATGGCAATTCGCAAGTACAAGCCGACGACCCCGGGTCGTCGCGGTGCCAGCGTCTCCGAGTTCACCGAGATCACTCGCGACCACCCGGAGAAGTCGCTGGTTCGCCCGCTGCACAGCAAGGGTGGGCGCAACGCGCACGGCCGGATCACCACCCGGCACCGGGGCGGCGGGCACAAGCGTGCCTACCGGGTGATCGACTTCCGCCGCCACGACAAGGACGGCGTCAACGCCAAGGTCGCCCACATCGAGTACGACCCGAACCGCACCGCCCACATCGCGTTGCTGCACTACCTTGACGGCGAGAAGCGCTACATCATTGCGCCGCAGGGTCTTTCGCAGGGCGATGTGGTGGAGTCCGGTCCGAACGCCGACATCAAGCCGGGTAACTGCCTGCCGCTGCGCAACATTCCCGCGGGCACCATCGTGCACGCGGTGGAGCTGCGTCCCGGCGGCGGCGCCAAGCTGGCCCGCTCCGCGGGGGCGAGCATCCAGTTGCTGGGCAAGGAGGGCACCTACGCCTCGCTGCGTATGCCGTCCGGTGAGATCCGGCGCGTCGACGTGCGCTGCCGCGCCACCGTGGGTGAGGTCGGCAATGCCGAGCAGGCCAACATCAGCTGGGGCAAGGCCGGCCGGATGCGGTGGAAGGGCAGGCGTCCCAGCGTCCGCGGTGTCGTGATGAACCCGGTCGACCATCCGCACGGCGGCGGTGAGGGCAAGACCTCCGGCGGCCGCCACCCAGTCAGCCCGTGGGGTAAGCCCGAGGGCCGTACCCGCAAGCCAAACAAGCCGAGCGACAAGCTCATCGTCCGTCGCCGTCGCACCGGCAAGAAGCATCACCGGTAG
- the rplW gene encoding 50S ribosomal protein L23 encodes MATVTDPRDIILSPVISEKSYGLIEDNVYTFIVHPDSNKTQIKIAIEKIFKVKVASVNTANRPGKRKRTRTGYGKRKDTKRAIVTLAPGSKPIDLFGAPA; translated from the coding sequence ATGGCGACCGTCACTGACCCCCGCGACATCATCTTGTCCCCGGTCATCTCGGAGAAGTCCTACGGGCTGATCGAGGACAACGTGTACACGTTCATCGTTCACCCGGACTCGAACAAGACCCAGATCAAGATCGCGATCGAGAAGATCTTCAAGGTCAAGGTCGCGTCGGTGAACACCGCCAACCGGCCGGGCAAGCGCAAGCGCACCCGCACCGGCTACGGCAAGCGCAAGGACACCAAGCGGGCCATCGTCACGCTGGCTCCTGGGAGCAAGCCCATCGACCTGTTCGGAGCACCGGCCTAG
- the rplD gene encoding 50S ribosomal protein L4: protein MAANTLKIDVHTPGGKMDGSVELPADLFDVEPNIALMHQVVTAQQAAARQGTHSTKTRGEVRGGGKKPYRQKGTGRARQGSIRAPQFTGGGIVHGPKPRDYSQRTPKKMIAAALRGALSDRARNGRIHAVTELVAGQTPSTKSAKTFLATLTDRKQVLVVIGRTDETGAKSVRNLPGVHVISPDQLNTYDVLKADDVVFSVEALNAYISSNRKEEVSA, encoded by the coding sequence ATGGCTGCCAACACCCTCAAGATCGACGTCCACACCCCGGGCGGCAAGATGGACGGCTCCGTCGAGCTGCCCGCTGACCTGTTCGACGTCGAGCCCAACATCGCACTGATGCACCAGGTGGTGACCGCGCAGCAGGCCGCGGCGCGCCAGGGTACGCACTCGACCAAGACCCGCGGCGAGGTCCGCGGCGGCGGCAAGAAGCCGTACCGGCAGAAGGGCACCGGCCGCGCCCGCCAGGGCTCGATACGGGCGCCCCAGTTCACCGGCGGCGGCATCGTGCACGGCCCGAAGCCGCGGGACTACAGCCAGCGCACCCCGAAGAAGATGATCGCGGCCGCCCTGCGCGGCGCGCTCTCGGATCGGGCCCGCAACGGCCGGATCCACGCGGTCACCGAGTTGGTCGCGGGCCAGACGCCGTCGACCAAGAGCGCCAAGACGTTCCTGGCCACCCTGACCGACCGCAAGCAGGTGCTGGTCGTGATCGGACGCACCGACGAGACCGGCGCCAAGAGCGTGCGCAATCTGCCTGGGGTCCACGTGATCTCGCCGGACCAGCTCAACACCTACGACGTGCTGAAGGCCGACGACGTGGTGTTCAGCGTCGAGGCTCTCAACGCGTACATCAGCTCGAACCGCAAAGAGGAGGTGTCGGCCTGA
- the rplC gene encoding 50S ribosomal protein L3 gives MARKGILGTKLGMTQVFDENNRVVPVTVVKAGPNVVTRIRTIERDGYSAVQLAYGEINPRKVNKPLKGQYEAAGVNPRRHLAELRLDDDATAEYEVGQELTAEIFTDGSYVDVTGTSKGKGFAGTMKRHGFRGQGASHGAQAVHRRPGSIGGCATPGRVFKGTRMAGRMGNDRVTTQNLLVHKVDAENGVLLIKGAIPGRNGGLVMVRSAIKRGEK, from the coding sequence ATGGCTAGGAAGGGCATTCTGGGCACCAAGCTGGGCATGACGCAGGTGTTCGACGAGAACAACAGGGTCGTGCCGGTGACGGTCGTCAAGGCCGGACCCAACGTCGTCACGCGCATTCGCACCATCGAGCGCGACGGCTACAGCGCGGTGCAGCTGGCCTACGGCGAGATCAACCCGCGCAAGGTGAACAAGCCGCTGAAGGGTCAGTACGAGGCCGCGGGCGTCAACCCGCGCCGCCACCTCGCCGAGCTGCGCCTCGACGACGACGCCACCGCCGAATACGAAGTCGGGCAGGAACTGACCGCCGAGATCTTCACCGACGGCAGCTACGTCGACGTGACGGGCACCAGCAAGGGCAAGGGCTTCGCGGGCACCATGAAGCGCCACGGCTTCCGCGGCCAGGGCGCCAGCCACGGCGCCCAGGCGGTGCACCGCCGTCCCGGTTCCATCGGCGGCTGCGCGACGCCGGGGCGGGTATTCAAGGGCACCCGCATGGCGGGCCGGATGGGCAACGACCGTGTCACCACGCAGAACCTGTTGGTGCACAAGGTCGATGCCGAAAACGGCGTGCTGTTGATCAAGGGCGCAATCCCCGGCCGCAACGGCGGTCTGGTGATGGTCCGCAGCGCAATCAAGCGAGGCGAGAAGTAG
- the rpsJ gene encoding 30S ribosomal protein S10 has product MAGQKIRIRLKAYDHEAIDASARKIVETVTRTGASVVGPVPLPTEKNVYCVIRSPHKYKDSREHFEMRTHKRLIDILDPTPKTVDALMRIDLPASVDVNIQ; this is encoded by the coding sequence GTGGCGGGACAGAAGATCCGCATCAGGCTCAAGGCCTACGACCACGAGGCGATCGACGCCTCGGCGCGCAAGATCGTCGAGACGGTCACCCGGACGGGCGCCAGCGTGGTCGGCCCGGTGCCGCTGCCGACCGAGAAGAACGTGTACTGCGTCATCCGCTCTCCGCACAAGTACAAGGACTCGCGGGAGCACTTCGAGATGCGCACCCACAAGCGACTGATCGACATCCTCGACCCGACGCCGAAGACGGTCGACGCGCTCATGCGCATCGACCTGCCGGCCAGCGTTGACGTCAACATCCAGTAG
- a CDS encoding carboxylesterase/lipase family protein produces the protein MRPATLRLTLVAVTAVLLSACGQAGTAVVEVPADPAVVQTAAGAVRGTISDDHRYFAGIPYAATPVGPLRWQPPQPAPGWEGLRDATRPGPRCIQDVTNDVDGRPTSEDCLTLNVWTPPPSGELRPVLVWIHGGGFTNGSGDIYNARSLARRGEIVVVTVNYRLGTLGFLAHPALGEGNYGLADQQAALRWVRDNVAEFGGDPEKVTIAGESAGGMAVCDHLVAPGSAGLFRAAIIQSAPCQAQYDLPAAQEASLRYAADVGCEDPVTAAQCLRALPPEQLTRPVFYDNIGTERLSGPVTGTAALPVDPLTGLATGRVAEVPVLIGTTADEFNLFTALQFVRGRPVDAPHYLELLTEAFGPDAAVVAQHYPPERFENSVPLAYSAATTDGVFACVADRMADALGNDRAVYFYEFDDPNAPAPEPLRAAPFPVGAGHSLELRYLFDVGGAPPLNVEQQRLSEQMIDYWSEFVATGSPGAGWPELSEAAADERMVLSPDGNRVVTGFEEQHRCPFWATLPR, from the coding sequence GTGCGCCCAGCAACGCTTCGTCTGACCCTGGTGGCGGTCACGGCGGTGCTGCTGTCCGCGTGCGGCCAGGCCGGGACCGCCGTCGTCGAGGTACCCGCGGACCCCGCGGTGGTGCAGACGGCCGCCGGGGCGGTGCGCGGCACCATCTCCGACGATCACCGCTACTTCGCCGGAATTCCCTACGCCGCAACGCCGGTCGGTCCGTTGCGCTGGCAGCCGCCGCAGCCCGCGCCCGGCTGGGAGGGGTTGCGCGACGCCACCCGGCCCGGCCCACGGTGCATCCAGGACGTCACCAACGACGTCGACGGCCGGCCCACCAGCGAGGATTGTCTGACGCTGAACGTGTGGACTCCGCCGCCGTCGGGCGAACTCCGCCCGGTGCTGGTGTGGATTCACGGCGGCGGCTTCACCAACGGCAGCGGCGACATCTACAACGCGCGTTCGCTGGCGCGCCGCGGCGAGATCGTCGTCGTCACCGTCAACTACCGGCTGGGCACGCTGGGCTTCCTCGCACATCCCGCGCTGGGGGAGGGCAACTACGGGCTGGCCGACCAGCAGGCGGCGCTGCGGTGGGTGCGCGACAACGTCGCCGAATTCGGCGGCGACCCAGAGAAAGTCACGATCGCCGGTGAATCCGCCGGGGGGATGGCGGTGTGCGACCACCTCGTCGCTCCCGGGTCGGCGGGCTTGTTCCGCGCGGCGATCATCCAGAGCGCGCCGTGCCAGGCCCAGTACGACCTGCCGGCCGCCCAAGAGGCGAGCTTGCGCTACGCCGCCGACGTCGGCTGCGAGGACCCCGTCACCGCCGCACAGTGTCTGCGCGCCCTGCCGCCGGAACAGCTGACCCGCCCGGTGTTCTACGACAACATCGGCACCGAACGGTTGAGCGGGCCCGTCACGGGCACGGCGGCGCTACCGGTGGATCCGCTCACCGGTCTGGCCACGGGCCGCGTGGCGGAGGTGCCGGTGTTGATCGGCACGACCGCCGACGAGTTCAACTTGTTCACCGCGCTGCAGTTCGTGCGCGGCCGACCCGTCGACGCCCCCCACTATCTCGAGCTGCTCACCGAGGCGTTCGGCCCGGATGCCGCCGTCGTCGCGCAGCACTATCCGCCTGAGCGTTTCGAAAACAGTGTGCCGCTGGCCTACTCGGCTGCGACGACCGACGGCGTGTTCGCCTGCGTCGCCGACCGGATGGCCGACGCGCTGGGCAACGATCGGGCCGTGTACTTCTACGAGTTCGACGATCCGAACGCCCCGGCGCCGGAACCGTTGCGCGCGGCCCCTTTTCCCGTCGGGGCCGGGCACTCGCTGGAACTGCGTTACCTGTTCGACGTCGGCGGTGCACCGCCGCTGAACGTCGAGCAGCAGCGGCTCTCCGAGCAGATGATCGACTATTGGAGTGAGTTCGTCGCGACCGGCTCGCCCGGGGCCGGCTGGCCGGAGCTGAGCGAGGCCGCCGCGGACGAGCGCATGGTGTTGAGCCCCGACGGCAACCGCGTCGTCACCGGTTTCGAGGAGCAGCACCGGTGCCCGTTCTGGGCGACCCTGCCCCGCTAG